In Clostridia bacterium, the genomic window GCTGCCGAAACTCAACAGTATACTTGTTAAACTTTTGTCCTTTTCTTGCCATATAAAAATACCTCCTACGGCTATTGTACCATAGGAAGTATTCTTTGTCCGTTTTTTTATTGAGTGTCCCAAATGGGGTTCACTTCAATGGGCGAAGGTTTTTTCGTAGAGGGAAAAACGTATTAGAACATCAATTTCTCGATGAATTTCCGCTCGGGCTTGCTGACTTTGCCGTCGATGGCGCAGATGGCGATGGTGACGAGGACGATGTCGGAGGCAATCTCTTCGGGAAGGGCCTTGACAATCTCGACCATTTTGGCAAACAACTGGTCGTCTTCGCTCATATTATTGACCTTGTCGCGGCAAGCGGCATAGTCGAAGTCGCCGCCGAACATCGCTTTGCAGAGGGGCAACACGGACGCGTATTCCTCGTCCGCCAATCTGCCGTCCAAAGCCAAAATGCCGTGCAGATAGATGCAGTATACCATGACGCTATCCGCGTTTTTGCCGGTAAGCGCCTGCAACGCGGGAATAATCTCCAAAGATTTGCTCTGGATGAGCACGAATAAATCCTCTTTGGAAACTTTCTCTACTTTCTTCAAATATTGGTTGAGTTCTTTCATTCGCTTTGTCTCCTTGTGGATAAGATAGTGCTATTATAACACAACGCGATTACTTATGCAATACGCTTTTGAAAAAAACCGCGAGAATACCGATTGCCGTCGAAACTCCGCAAGCAGGCGACTAATACTCCACCTTGGCCAAATACAATCCGCACGCCTCCATGGTCTTGCCGAGCCCCTTGCGGTCCTTGGTCTCGATGGCGACGGCAATGGCTTGGGGGGTGAGCCAACCCCACCCCGCGTAGACCAACGTGCCGACCATAATGCGTACCATATTGTACAAAAAACCGTTGCCTGTGACCGAAAAGGTGATGACGTTACCCGTTTCTTCGATACCGATATCGTAGATGGTGCGAACGGTGGTCTTGACGTGACCACCCGTGGCCTGCATCGCCTTGAAGTCGTGTTCGCCCAAGATCACCTCGGCGGCTAAGCGCATTTGGCCAAGGTCGGGACGGCGAACGACGTGAGCGTGCGTTTCGTAAAGGAAGGCATCGGCGTGCTCGCCCCAATATAACTTGTAGACGTATGTCTTGCGCTTGACCGAAAAGCGGGCGTTGAAATCGGCGGGGACTTCGCGCGCCCAAAGTACGCGCACGTCCTGCGGCAACCGCGTGTTGAAGGCAAAAGGAATCTTGTCAAAAGGAATGCGCGCGGCCGTGTCGAAATGGGCGCATTGCTCCAAGGCGTGTACGCCCGCGTCCGTGCGGCCCGAGCCGTGGAACGTGACGGCTTCGCCCGTCAGGTCGGACCACGCCCGCATAAGGACCTCTTGCACCGAAAGTCCGTTCTTCTGCCGCTGCCAGCCGCAATAGGCCGTGCCCTTGTACTGAATGCCCAAAAGAACGCGCATATCAATTCACCCAAGTCATAATGAGATTCCAGATCATACCGTCGAAATCGTAGAGCACGAGATTGAGCACAATGACGGTAAGTAAAACGCCGAAGACCAACAGGCCCACCAAGTCGCGCCAAGTGAGGCGCAAGACGCGGTAGCGCGTGCGCTTGGGCGAAGCGTTGTAACAACGGGCGTCCAAAGCCAACGCCAACTCCTCCGCGCGACGGAACGCGCCCACGAAGAGGGGAATGAGAATGGGCACCAAGGCCTTGACGCGCTTGAAGATATTGCCCGAATCCAAAGAGGCGCCGCGCGCCTTTTGCGCGAGCATAATGCGGTCGGTCTCTTCCATCAAAGTGGGCACCATGCGCAAAGCGATGCTCATAATGACCGCGACGTCGCGCACGGGGAAGCGCACCAATTTGAGGGGGGACAGCAGGCTCTCGATGGCGTCGGTGAGTTCCATCGGAGTGGTGGTGTAGGTGAGAATGGCCGGCCCCATGACCAACAACAAAATGCGCAACGCCATCTTGGCGGCGTGCAACAGGCTCTCCACCGAGACGGAGAGTATCCACCACTTCCACAAAGGCTCGCCCAACCCCGAGAAGAATACGTTGATGATGGAAATGAAGACGACCAATATCGCCACGCCCTTGACCGAGCGGAACAAGGTGCGCAAAGGTACCTTGGCGATAAGGGCGACCGTGAGGACGAACACCAAGTAGGCGAAGTAGCCCACGAAAGAATCGACGAAAAAGATGAGCACGACGTAGGCGAGCATCAAAAGCACCTTGGCGCGGGCGTCCATGTGGTGTACGCCCGAATCGGAGGGATAGTATTGACCGAATACGACGTCTTTCATACCCTGCCCTCCACGATGGCCTGTATGGCGTCCACCAAGTCCTTAGGCGTCAAAACGGGGGGTACGTCCCACCCTTTTTGGCGCAAGAGGTCGGCAAGTTGCACCGCCTGCGGTATATCTAAGCCGAGCGAGCGGAGTTCCTCGCCCTTGGCGAACAACTCGGCGGGGGTGAGGTCGTAGACGAGGCGACCTTCGCGCAAAACCAAGGCGCGATTGCAATACTCGGCGACGGCTTCCATGTCGTGACTGACCATGATGACGGTGGGACACACCGTGCGGTGCAAACGGACGACCAAGTCCATCACGTCCCGCCTGCCCTTGGGATCGAGTCCCGCGGTGGGCTCGTCCAACACCAAAACCTTGGGGCGCATGGCGATAACGCCCGCGATGGCGACGC contains:
- a CDS encoding TerB family tellurite resistance protein, which produces MKELNQYLKKVEKVSKEDLFVLIQSKSLEIIPALQALTGKNADSVMVYCIYLHGILALDGRLADEEYASVLPLCKAMFGGDFDYAACRDKVNNMSEDDQLFAKMVEIVKALPEEIASDIVLVTIAICAIDGKVSKPERKFIEKLMF
- the truA gene encoding tRNA pseudouridine(38-40) synthase TruA, which codes for MDMRVLLGIQYKGTAYCGWQRQKNGLSVQEVLMRAWSDLTGEAVTFHGSGRTDAGVHALEQCAHFDTAARIPFDKIPFAFNTRLPQDVRVLWAREVPADFNARFSVKRKTYVYKLYWGEHADAFLYETHAHVVRRPDLGQMRLAAEVILGEHDFKAMQATGGHVKTTVRTIYDIGIEETGNVITFSVTGNGFLYNMVRIMVGTLVYAGWGWLTPQAIAVAIETKDRKGLGKTMEACGLYLAKVEY
- a CDS encoding energy-coupling factor transporter transmembrane protein EcfT is translated as MKDVVFGQYYPSDSGVHHMDARAKVLLMLAYVVLIFFVDSFVGYFAYLVFVLTVALIAKVPLRTLFRSVKGVAILVVFISIINVFFSGLGEPLWKWWILSVSVESLLHAAKMALRILLLVMGPAILTYTTTPMELTDAIESLLSPLKLVRFPVRDVAVIMSIALRMVPTLMEETDRIMLAQKARGASLDSGNIFKRVKALVPILIPLFVGAFRRAEELALALDARCYNASPKRTRYRVLRLTWRDLVGLLVFGVLLTVIVLNLVLYDFDGMIWNLIMTWVN